The genomic segment GGCGGTCGCGATCCTTGACGCAAAACAGCGCGTCCGGGAGGGAATCGAACAGCGTCTCGGCCGCGGCTAACCCCGGTGCGGCGTGGAACACTTCTTCCCGCCAGAGGGCGGGCACGGGTCGCGTTTTGGGCATACCCGGACGTTACCACAACCGGCACCGATTTTGTATTTTTTCCGCACGCCCGGGACGGAAAACCGCCACGACGGACGGGTCGGCCGCCGGGTACGATACAGACATGATTACCACCATCCCTACACCCGTTACCCCGTCCGCGCCGGCTGCCCCACCCCCACCGTTGGAGCAGGCCGTTGTTCGCCGGGCGGAACATCTCCTCGAACGCGCCCTGGCCGACCAAACGGCGGCGGAGCGGAAGGAAAGCGGCCGGCTCGCCCGCCTCATGGAGGACCCGCCCGGGAAGGCGTTCACGCTGGCGATGGTCGATGAGGTTTTCCGCAGCCACGTCCCGGCCGTCCAGGCCCGACGGTTGCGCCACATCCTGGCCGACTACGGCGCGCCACAATACCTGTCACCAATCGACCGCGGGCTCATGCGGACGGGTGCTCTCGGCAGCGTGGTTGTCCCGTCGGTCGTCATGCCGCTGGTGGAGGGGCGACTCCGGCAGGACAGCGCGCGCGTCATTCTGGACGCCGAGCCGGGACCACTCGACCACTATCTCCAGCAACGGGAAGCGGACGGCTTCCGCATTAACCTGAATCAACTCGGCGAAAGCGTACTCGGGGAGGCCGAGGCCGCTCACCGGCTCGAAGTGGTCCTCCACCACCTCGCCAACCCGCGCGTCACGTACATCTCGGTCAAGATTTCGGCGATCTTCAGCCAGATTCATTTGCTCGCGTGGGACGAGACGGTGGGCGAGATCAAGGCCCACCTCCGGCAGCTCTACCGGGCGGCTCTCCCGGCGAAGAAGTTCGTGAACCTGGACATGGAAGAGTACCGGGATCTGGCCCTGACGTTGGCCGCCTTCCGCGAGGTGTTGGACGAGCCGGAATTCCTCCCGCTGCCCGCTGGCGTGGTTCTCCAGGGCTACCTCCCAGACTCGTGGGCCGCCCAACAAGAGTTAACCGCGTGGGCTCAGCGCCGCGTCGCCCGCGGCGGGGCGCCCATCAAGGTGCGGCTGGTCAAAGGGGCGAACCTGGCGATGGAAGCCGTCGAAGCCGAGTTGCACGGGTGGCACCAGGCCCCATACGCGACGAAGGCCGAGACCGACGCGAACTACCGGCGGATGGTCGAGTTCGGTTGCCGCCCGGAGAACGCCGCGGCCGTCCGCCTCGGGGTCGCCTCGCACAACCTGTTCGACGTGGCCCTCGCCCTCGAACTCCGCGAGCGATTCGGGACCACGGATCAAGTTGAGCTGGAAATGCTGGAAGGGATGGCCAACCACCAGGCCCGCGCGGTCCGCGACGCCGCCGGGGGACTGCTCCTTTATGCACCGGCCGTCCGCCGCGACGATTTCCTCAGCGCGATGGCGTACCTCGTCCGCCGACTCGACGAGAACACCTCGCCGGAGAACTTCCTGCGAGTCGCGTTCGGTCTGCGTCCCGGTTCGCCCGCCTGGGAGCAAGAACGCAAGCGTTTCGAAAACGGCTGGCACGGCCGCCTGACGGTGTCCGACGTTTCCCGGCGGGCGGTGCCGGCGGTCGACCCCGACGCGACCCCCGTCTTCGCCAACCAACCGGACGCGGACTGGACGCAAGCCGCGAGTCGCACCGCCCTGCGCGACGCGATCGCAGCCTGGAAGCAAGACCCCCTGCCGCCGGTGCCGGACCTGAATGCCACGCTCGACACGGCCAGAGCCGCGCAGCCCGGCTGGGAAAGTGCAGGCGCGAAACACCGCGGCGAGATCCTTCGCGCGGCCGCCCGGGTCATGGCCGGGGACCGCTACCGCACCCTCGCCTGCCTCCGGCTCGAAGGAAAGAAAGCCCCCGCCGAAGCGGACGCCGAAGTCTCCGAGGCGATCGACTTCGCCCGCTACTACGCGGCCACGTTCGTCGTGCCCACGGGGTTACAGGCTCGCGCCCTCGGTACGGTGGTCGTCGCCTCGCCGTGGAACTTCCCTTACGCGATCCCGAGCGGCGGCGTGCTGGCCGCGCTCGCGGCCGGGAACAGCGTGGTGTTCAAGCCCGCTCCCGAGACCGCGGGGATCGCCTGGCTGATCGCCCAGCAACTTTGGCAAGCGGGCGTCCCGCGGGACGTTCTCCAGTTCTTCCCGTGCGCGGACGGCGAGATCGGCCGCGCCCTGATGACCGACCCGCGGGTGAATGCCGTGGTCCTCACCGGGTCGTCGGAAACGGCCCGGATGTTCCAGGGCTGGCGGCCGTCGCTCCGGCTGTACGCGGAGACCAGCGGCAAGAACGCCCTGGTCATCACCGCCCAGGCCGACCGGGAGTTGGCTATCAAGGATCTGGTGAAGTCCGCGTTCGGCCACTCGGGCCAGAAGTGT from the Fimbriiglobus ruber genome contains:
- a CDS encoding bifunctional proline dehydrogenase/L-glutamate gamma-semialdehyde dehydrogenase produces the protein MITTIPTPVTPSAPAAPPPPLEQAVVRRAEHLLERALADQTAAERKESGRLARLMEDPPGKAFTLAMVDEVFRSHVPAVQARRLRHILADYGAPQYLSPIDRGLMRTGALGSVVVPSVVMPLVEGRLRQDSARVILDAEPGPLDHYLQQREADGFRINLNQLGESVLGEAEAAHRLEVVLHHLANPRVTYISVKISAIFSQIHLLAWDETVGEIKAHLRQLYRAALPAKKFVNLDMEEYRDLALTLAAFREVLDEPEFLPLPAGVVLQGYLPDSWAAQQELTAWAQRRVARGGAPIKVRLVKGANLAMEAVEAELHGWHQAPYATKAETDANYRRMVEFGCRPENAAAVRLGVASHNLFDVALALELRERFGTTDQVELEMLEGMANHQARAVRDAAGGLLLYAPAVRRDDFLSAMAYLVRRLDENTSPENFLRVAFGLRPGSPAWEQERKRFENGWHGRLTVSDVSRRAVPAVDPDATPVFANQPDADWTQAASRTALRDAIAAWKQDPLPPVPDLNATLDTARAAQPGWESAGAKHRGEILRAAARVMAGDRYRTLACLRLEGKKAPAEADAEVSEAIDFARYYAATFVVPTGLQARALGTVVVASPWNFPYAIPSGGVLAALAAGNSVVFKPAPETAGIAWLIAQQLWQAGVPRDVLQFFPCADGEIGRALMTDPRVNAVVLTGSSETARMFQGWRPSLRLYAETSGKNALVITAQADRELAIKDLVKSAFGHSGQKCSAASLAIVQAEVYDDPVFRRQLQDAAASMVVAPSTDPRGVVTPLVQEPRDALRRALTLLDEGEEWLLQPRQVGADPCQWSPGIRLGVKPGSWFHQTECFGPVLGLMRAESLEEAVEWQNGTAFGLTAGLHSLDPAEQAWWADRVQAGNLYINRPITGAIVQRQPFGGWKKSCVGPGAKAGGPNYVLSFIRLEDAGEVSWADVETSYRAAWRDHFAVDHDPSGLRCEENVFRYRVSRGVILRVPTANESVIKRAELAAEITGVPLVVSIATEEPDEAFAARLPELAKHAEFVRSVGPLPDVVLRAVHTSGLNWIEAPVTASGRAELRYWLREQAVSRTKHRYGQIPEWLPPSRR